The Faecalibacter sp. LW9 genome has a segment encoding these proteins:
- a CDS encoding NAD(P)/FAD-dependent oxidoreductase — translation MGLKVGIIGAGPSGLAMLRAFESEEKKGNKIPEIKCFEKQDNWGGMWNYTWRTGVGKYGEPLHGSMYKYLWSNGPKECLEFADYTFSEHFDQTISSYPPREVLFDYIQGRIKQSNARKYIQFNTVARWVDYVEEKKQFRVVFDDLKKNETFEDFFDYLVVGTGHFSTPNMPYFKGIENYTGNVMHAHDFRGADPFIDQDILLIGSSYSAEDIAVQCYKHGTKSVTISYRTNPIDCKWPQGIEELPLVTHFEDKKAFFKDGTVKEFDSVIMCTGYQHKFPFLPDNLRLKTKNCLYPEGMYKGVISDVNAQLLFLGMQDQYYTFNMFDAQAWFARDYILGRINLPSKEAIQTDIQKWMEDESKCISADDHVDFQTNYIKDLIELTDYPMFDLDKVAEMFKVWLKDKEENILTYRDKTFTSVMDQTKAEKHHTPWMKELDDSLERYLDEDPIDEKELEKTNYY, via the coding sequence ATGGGTTTAAAAGTAGGCATTATCGGTGCTGGACCAAGTGGTTTAGCTATGTTAAGAGCATTCGAGTCGGAAGAAAAGAAAGGTAACAAAATTCCAGAAATTAAATGTTTTGAGAAGCAAGACAACTGGGGAGGAATGTGGAATTACACTTGGCGTACAGGTGTAGGTAAATACGGAGAGCCGCTACACGGCAGTATGTATAAATATTTGTGGTCGAATGGACCAAAAGAATGTTTAGAATTTGCGGATTATACGTTTTCTGAGCATTTTGATCAAACAATATCTTCTTATCCACCGCGAGAAGTTTTGTTTGATTATATACAAGGAAGGATTAAACAAAGTAATGCACGAAAGTACATACAGTTTAATACTGTTGCAAGGTGGGTAGATTATGTAGAAGAGAAGAAGCAATTTCGTGTTGTTTTTGATGATTTAAAGAAAAATGAAACTTTTGAAGATTTTTTTGATTATTTAGTTGTCGGAACAGGGCATTTTTCTACACCAAATATGCCTTATTTTAAAGGAATAGAAAATTACACAGGAAATGTAATGCATGCGCATGATTTTCGTGGTGCAGATCCTTTTATTGATCAAGATATTTTGTTGATTGGTAGTAGTTATTCTGCAGAAGATATTGCCGTACAATGTTATAAACACGGTACTAAGTCAGTTACGATTTCATATCGTACGAATCCGATTGATTGTAAATGGCCACAAGGGATAGAAGAATTACCTTTGGTAACACATTTTGAGGATAAAAAGGCTTTTTTTAAAGATGGAACTGTAAAAGAGTTTGATTCTGTTATCATGTGTACAGGTTATCAACATAAGTTTCCATTTTTACCAGATAATTTACGTCTAAAAACCAAAAATTGTCTGTATCCAGAAGGGATGTATAAAGGTGTAATATCAGATGTTAACGCTCAATTGTTATTTTTGGGAATGCAAGATCAATATTATACATTCAATATGTTTGATGCACAAGCATGGTTTGCACGAGATTATATTTTAGGTCGAATTAATTTACCTTCTAAAGAAGCTATTCAGACTGATATTCAAAAATGGATGGAAGATGAAAGTAAATGTATTTCAGCAGATGATCATGTTGATTTTCAAACAAATTATATTAAAGATTTGATTGAATTAACAGATTATCCAATGTTTGATTTGGATAAAGTTGCCGAAATGTTCAAAGTTTGGTTAAAAGATAAAGAAGAAAATATTTTGACTTATCGCGATAAAACATTCACATCTGTTATGGACCAAACAAAAGCAGAAAAACATCATACACCTTGGATGAAGGAATTGGATGATAGTTTAGAACGATATTTAGATGAAGATCCAATTGATGAGAAAGAGTTAGAAAAAACAAATTATTATTAA